One segment of Triticum aestivum cultivar Chinese Spring chromosome 2A, IWGSC CS RefSeq v2.1, whole genome shotgun sequence DNA contains the following:
- the LOC123190232 gene encoding dimethylnonatriene synthase, whose protein sequence is MISKTPVGSTKLHHNSNICSEVEVEVHIENESSHALRPTVFRPLTARRSEAQELLGHHTTHSQISMELPPWAPFLAVVLATILFLKAVFRRKGTCNLPPGPKPWPIIGNLNLIGALPHRSIHALSKQYGPLMQLRFGSFPVVVGSSAEMAKLFLKTHDVVFTDRPRTAAGKYTGYDNSTITWSPYNAHWRQARRVCLAELFSARRLESYAYIRREETRALLCGLHEASGRLVLLKDHLSTLSLNVISRMVLGRKYLEKQAAGEDGSATMAPEEFKCMIDELFFLNGVLNIGDSIPWLDWMDLQGYVRRMKKLSKKFDRFLEHVLDDHNERRRLQGENFVSRDMVDVLLEIAGDPNLEVKLHRNGVKAFIQDLIAGGTETTAITVEWAMSQMLKKPEVFSKATEELDRVVGRERWVTEDDIPSLPYVEAIVKETMRLHPVAPMLAPRLSREDASVGGYNIPVGTRVLINVWSIGRDPAVWDSPEEFVPERFVGSKIDIKGHDFELLPFGSGRRMCPGYSLGLKVIHVSLANLLHGFVCKLPDGVTTDQLSMEEIFGLSTPRKFPLQVVMKPKLQGHLYARGH, encoded by the exons ATGATTTCTAAAACACCAGT agggagtactaaactaCATCACAATTCTAACATTTGCTCGGAGGTAGAAGTGGAAGTTCACATTGAGAATGAATCCTCTCACGCCCTAAGACCAACAGTGTTTCGTCCTCTGACAGCAAG GAGGTCAGAAGCTCAAGAATTGCTCGGACACCACACCACCCACTCTCAAATCTCAATGGAGCTACCACCATGGGCGCCCTTCCTCGCCGTCGTGCTCGCCACCATTCTCTTCTTGAAGGCCGTCTTCCGCCGCAAAGGCACGTGCAACCTCCCGCCTGGCCCCAAGCCATGGCCGATCATCGGCAACCTCAACCTCATAGGTGCACTCCCGCACCGCTCCATCCACGCGCTCTCCAAGCAGTACGGCCCGCTCATGCAGCTCCGTTTCGGGTCCTTCCCTGTCGTTGTTGGCTCCTCGGCCGAGATGGCCAAGCTCTTCCTCAAGACCCACGACGTGGTGTTCACCGACCGGCCCAGGACCGCCGCCGGCAAGTACACCGGCTACGATAACAGCACCATCACATGGTCCCCGTACAACGCGCACTGGCGCCAGGCGCGCAGGGTGTGCCTTGCGGAGCTCTTCAGCGCGAGGCGGCTCGAGTCGTACGCCTACATCCGGCGCGAGGAGACGCGCGCCCTCCTGTGCGGCCTGCACGAGGCCTCCGGGCGCCTCGTGCTGCTCAAGGACCACCTGTCCACCCTGAGCCTGAACGTCATCTCGCGCATGGTGCTGGGCAGGAAGTACCTGGAGAAGCAGGCGGCGGGCGAGGACGGCTCGGCGACCATGGCGCCGGAGGAGTTCAAGTGCATGATAGACGAGCTCTTCTTCCTCAACGGCGTGCTCAACATCGGCGACTCCATCCCATGGCTCGACTGGATGGACCTTCAGGGGTACGTCAGGAGGATGAAGAAGCTGAGCAAGAAGTTCGATCGATTCCTAGAACATGTCTTGGACGACCACAACGAGCGGCGGCGCCTCCAGGGCGAGAACTTCGTGTCACGGGACATGGTTGACGTGCTGTTGGAGATAGCCGGCGACCCAAATCTTGAGGTCAAGCTCCACCGGAATGGCGTCAAAGCTTTCATTCAG GACCTCATCGCCGGTGGCACGGAAACCACGGCGATCACAGTGGAGTGGGCCATGTCGCAGATGCTCAAGAAACCCGAGGTGTTCTCCAAGGCCACAGAGGAGCTGGACCGTGTGGTGGGGCGAGAACGATGGGTGACGGAGGACGACATCCCCAGCCTTCCCTATGTGGAGGCCATCGTCAAAGAAACCATGCGGCTGCACCCGGTGGCGCCCATGCTGGCACCCCGTTTGTCCCGTGAGGACGCTTCCGTCGGTGGCTACAACATCCCCGTTGGTACGCGCGTGCTCATCAACGTGTGGTCCATCGGCCGTGACCCGGCAGTGTGGGATTCGCCGGAGGAGTTCGTACCGGAACGGTTCGTCGGCAGCAAGATTGACATCAAGGGGCATGACTTCGAGCTGCTGCCATTTGGGTCCGGGCGGCGGATGTGCCCCGGATACAGTCTGGGACTGAAGGTGATCCATGTGAGCCTCGCCAACCTGCTGCACGGCTTTGTGTGCAAGCTCCCCGATGGCGTGACGACGGATCAGCTGAGCATGGAGGAGATCTTCGGCCTGTCGACCCCGCGCAAGTTCCCGCTACAGGTCGTGATGAAACCCAAGCTCCAGGGCCACCTCTACGCAAGGGGTCATTAG